The DNA sequence GTTAGTAAATTTGCCTattatataggtatatatgtaATTTTATCTGTTTTCCCTTATCATTTAAGCAATCTTTTGAGGAAATTAGATTGTCACGTTTTTAAAATTGTATATTGATCGGAAATGATTCTAGATTTGTACTCCACACGGTATCTCATAGACTTGATTATTAGCGCTGGTAAATCACATAATGCAGTCAGAAAGAACCTGAAATGTCTCCTTGAGTTTTTCGGACCTCAAAATGATTGGAATGAAGAGGCAAAAAAGCTACTAAATGATGTAAAAAGAAAACACGGGTACTAGCATGCCATTTGGGGAGAAGTTTGAGTCCCGCAATTGAAATGAGCCTTTCTTGTGGGACAACGGAGCTAAACATTGCGAATCATAAGACAAAAAGGCCTAAAGACAATAGCATTAACAAATGCTTACAAGAAAAATCACTTGAAGCTGCTTTAAGTGTTAATTCTGTCATTATGGAATCGGACTCACTTGAAGCTGTTAATTGTCTTTCTTGTTCTCTGTCTATGGGCAGTTGGGAGTCTTTCCTTGTGTTGGCTCGGGTCAAGCAgccgccggggggggggggaggagggGGTGAGTTTCAGTACTGTCGCTGGTCTTGAGTACCTAAATCAGCTAATGGTGCAACGCATGAACTTGCGTTGGCTGGTTTTTCGGAGATGAGTGATGTTTGGATCGATTGGCCCCCATCTTCGTTGGTCTTTGTTTTGAATAATGATGATCTGCCATGTCCACATTAATTTAGTTGTGGTGATGATTGGGGTGACACTTCCACTTGGTGGAGGGGTCTTTGTGGTCTAACCCTGTTCACTACTTGTATGTTTTCTTGGTGTTTGCCTCTCTGTAGGCTTCTAGTAATGCATTTCGTTggcattcaaaaaaaaaaaaaaacaaatgcttACAAGAAAAATCATCTCCAAACTTGATCgtaatttaattgaaatttaaacGCCGAGGATAATTGAAGGTGCGCACAGTTAAAATCCCATGCTTTTAAGTTAAAGTACCCTCCGTTTTCTAATTCATTAGATACATGATAATATTACACGACTTGGGAACAAAACATTCAAGTTCACAAAACAACTCTTCAAACTACAACACATTGTCTAAGTTCCCACGTAGTACAACCCTAAATATCCCATTTATTCACCAACAAACTTCCATCCGCGGCCATCTTCAGTTGCTGGACCCCTGAAGTATCCGCCGCTCCGCACCACCACGACCTCGCCGCTCCGCCACTCCACTGCCAGAACTAGAGAAACCCTCTGTACCTGTCAACACCAAAACAAATCGTTGCTCACATTCAAATTAACCAAGTACTCTTAGGGAGGATAAGGTTCAAATTTTACCACTTGAAGAACCAAGGGACTGAGGAGAAGTGGCGCTTTGATCAGCTTTCCCAAGCAATGAACCAACAGCCCCTTTAAGGGTATCCGCCACAAATTTCCCATAGCTAGACTGCTGGACGTCATCATCCCCATAATCCGGCCCCAACCGCTGAGTCACCTCCATGCTCTCGGTTACTTTCCCAACAGGCCGGGCACCGCTCCCAGGGTGCCCTGCCTTATGCATGTGTAGGGTTTCCGATATCACCTCGGACAGCGCCCTGTCCTCCTCACCAGGCTTCAACTTCTCAAACAAATAGCCCTTCATAGAAATTCCTTTGTCCTGCCCGGCTTTGTTATACTCACCCCCTGTAGTAGTGGTACCAGTACCCCGGTGGACTTCTTCTTTGCCAGCTGTCCCAGCACCGCCGGGGAGTTTCGACATAACTGCACTCCCTGCCCCGGCAACCTTCTCGTAGACAGGTGTCAGCTTCTCCGTAACTGCGGCTGTAATACCCTCATCCTGTTGCCCAGGTGCAGCTGACCCTGACCTAACGGCTGCCTGATCTCCATGTTGCTGTTGATCAGTGTCCCCACCGTATCCTAGCTTTGAAGCGACGGCGTTTTTGGTAGATATTGCCTTGTCAGCAATGGCAGACGTGGCGGATGAAACTTTCTCTGTGTAGCTACCGCCCTGGTTTGATGGGTGCTCAGGAGAAAATTGATCATGGCTTTCAGTGCTCGGGTTTTGATTTGTTCCAACATAATGGTGTAATCCTACTTACACATCAACAACGTATAAGTTATAACCATATCGACTACATATGGACAACTTAATTAAGCACTAATCGCGTAGTTACCTGTATTAGTCGAATCATTTGCTGGAGAATAAGCATGCGGATTAACATCTTCGTGTTGATCATTGTTCCCTCCTCCATACCCAAGCTTGGAAGCAACTGCATTTTTTGCAGATATCGCCTCTTCAACGATAGCGGAAGTGGCAGATGAAACTTTCTCCGTGTAACTACTGCCCTGGTTCGATGATGGCTTGGCATCTCCACCATGAATGTTAATCTTACCAAACGAGTGGAGAATCGGCGAAATTCCAATTTCTTCACCACCTGTCACATGACTCACAtgtaacaaaattataaaaattataatcaacTAGCAAAAACTCATATATTAGTTTGTAGCTTTAgcaaaaaatttagaatttatgacaagattatatatatatgttacagtTTACCTGCATGAGTTGGATCAGTGACTTTAGTCTCATAGTTTGAAGGAGTATAACCTTGAGGATTGGCCTTTGGCGCATGTGGATCCTCTTCCAATCCTCTCGGTCGGTCCAAATTTACCCTGGACTGACCGAAGTGCCCTTCTTTCTCTGTAGCAAAAGCATGACTTGGGTCGGTGACATTGACATTGGTCTTCTGGTGATCTCCATGAGAAGAAATAGGGGTGCGATCGTCCAAGCCCCGGTGGTGCAAATGGACCCTGGTTTGACCCAAATGACCCCCGGTGGGCACATATTCCTTCATCGGTTCGGTCCTCTCCAAATGCGGCACTTTGGGATCGCGATCCTGAATCGCTGCTTTCGTGTCCCCGAATTTCACCATTGGCACCTTCAAAATATCTCCTTGCCCTGGTGCACCACTCCTTATGGCTGCACGTCATATTCACAACATGTCCCATGAAAGTAGAAATTATAACtaatttagattaatttttATTGACGCACACTGGCATTCTGAATTTCTAAACTGCTCTAACGTAGATCGAATCTGGATCTAACTTTTGTAATCTATAAAGATAATCAATTCGATTATATTCAATCTAATCTAAATTAAATCGATCTCAACAAATACTACCTCCAACCCACCTCTAACCAACTAGCAAACTGACATGACCATGCCCTAAATTATTAAGATCAAaataaatcaaaggaaaaactTACTTGTTGCACCGTGCACTTCAGGgtcttcgtcttcttcatcatcttcctcgCCGAGATCATCTTGGTCGTGTTCGTGTTCGTGGCCATGGCCATTACCATGCTGTGTGAGCTTGTTCTTTATCTTCTTCGCCTTCTCCTTTACCTTCTTCAGAACCGACTTCTCCTGGTAGTCCTCCTCTTCGCCTTCATCCAAAGTtaacaaataaaatttacaaaaaacacaaaaccaaTCACCATTGTTAAGTACTTGAACTAATTCTACGAAAATGAGGTTTCTCATTTTCTACCTTGGTGCGTGCCAAGGTGCTGGGTGTGGCGGTTGTCCTCGTGATCGTGAGGACGGACCATTTGTGACTCCATGATTCAAATGCGAGTAAAAGATTGTGTTGCGCTTTAAGTTTGCAGAACAGATCAGTAGTGTGCAAAACAGATCAGTGGAAGTGGAGGTTTAGAGGGACTGGCTTTAACGGGAAACACAGAGGCTCCTTCCGCCACCTTTGCATGGCTCTGTCGTTCTGGGAGCGAGACACGTAGGAGAATAACCGGCCACGTAGCCCCTACCCACTATACGTGGCTTTCTGGTTTTGTGTGATGGATAATCTCATGCAGTTTTGCCATAACTGAATGCTAGCTAGGGTTACAACATTTGACATGTTGGAGATATGCAACTATAGAGGATATTTTTGGTAACATAAGTAGTAACGTTaggtaaatcaaattttaatttgtaaatcaaGTGATATAtctctaaaataaataaatacattaattaacAGTTAAAGAATCTAATTATCAACAACTAtatcatataatttataaattttaggtTAAATCGTTGGTCTGTTTAGCATTACCCTATAAAAAAATCTtagtttaagaaaaaaattgaatattgaCACGATAATGACTATCCATACGTACACTTGAAAGTTTGATTACATTATTgtctataattttattttgtaatagaaTATTAAATTGTCTTTTCACGCTTTTTTAATTGACAAAGAGGGAAGAGGATATGGCGGTGATCATTTTCTTAGGGATCTTAGGGATTCCGCAAGTGTGtctattcatcgtacatcgtgtggtcataaattatttaaaattcaaatataaatagtatctaacgaaaaaTGATCGTACGACGTACAATGAACAGACATAATTGCAGAATCTCTAAGATCTCTAGAAAAAGAATCcaacgaggatccttttccgacAAAGAGAAGTTTGTTAGCTTAGATGATGACAATatattgataaataaataaaacatcaaaaaaatttataaaatatattcTCTTAGATAAATGTATAGATGTATTATATGAGAAAATATCACCATAATGTTAACCGTGATTAAACAGATACCGTTGGATGCGAAGACCGTTTTGGACATAATCCATCTAACGCAAGATAGAGTGCCCACGTTCCAGTGGTATAGTGCGCACCAAGCGCCATTGAGCTCAAACGACCCCATCGTATCAATATAACAGCGGAAATTTAACGCGCCAAACTGAATTCCTCTGAAACCAAACCAGTCCGTCGCGTCTCAAAAATTTGAAGCTGAAATGCGTACTCGCTACCTCAACATCGACTACTTCACCACCACTCCAACCCAAGCCCTAGAATCCCTAACCTTCCTCCACCTCCCGATTCTTCCCCTGTCTCCCTCCAATCTCTCCACCGCCTTCGACggcctccacctcctcctcttCGACTCCGAACTCGAAGTCTCGCTCCAAATCGAGCAATTGCCGATGGGAGCCGCTCTCACGAAGTTCTTCCTCAGAATATCGTTCTCGATGTCGCGGACTTCGAGCCCGGCGATCCGTCTCCGAGTTCTAGAAATTTCGGTTCCGGAAGCCGTGGGCTGCAGTTCTCGGAGGTAATGTGCTGAATCAGATTAAGAATTTGTTGATTATGCGTAATGCAGTTGATCATTGAACTTAAtttggattaaaatttaaattatcgGATTATTGCGTTTGTTattgttgaaagaaaaatagattACGGAGTTTTATTATTCAATCTAATCATAGGTTTTGTTTGGCTGCTGTCGTATTATGTATCAGAACAAAAATAAATCCAGAATTGTATGAAGTTTATAAACTACTCCTTTAATTAACTGCATAGGGCAGCTCTTGCTTTGATGTCAAAGTTGATAGAAGTTTACGAATTCTGAAACTGAACTTATATGCTAAAGTAGTTCGAGTAATTAGTAGTATTCGTATAACGTGTTTGTATAGCGTGTTTGATTGTTATGACCTGCAGAAGAAAGCCGAGGACCTCAAAAACGAGAAGGGGTTGGAGGATCAGATAACTTTTGGCTCCGAGACTCTGGAGACTGCATTCCGAAAAGTATGCCAATGGAATTCTCATATTTAACAGCTTTTTATCATGTTTGTGCTTGTCTGAGAAGTCAAGCTTATGTTACTGTAGAAGGATAATGGCAGAAGAGATGCAGAGAAAGATGCACACCCATATGAAGTGCTCCGATTTGAAACACCGGAGTTGGATGTATTCTTGGTAAACTGAATGTCTACTAACCAGTTGCTAATGGACAATTTGGTTCTGCATCCATAATATCTTGTCTCGTATGTGCAGGAAAATGCTTACATTTATGAGAAAGAGTAACTCCCGTTTCTTTCAGAAGAATTTCCAGAAACTGAGAATAATTTAGCATGTTTCTCATAAATTTATGATTCAGTTATAATTTGCTTCAGTCTTTCTAATTAGTTGACGCATGACAAATAACACTGGCATGTCCCAACCTCCCAGTGACTTGTCCTTCTTATACgtgttattaaattttaatattgacTTTGTAATAAGTATAACCGtagtttcttttttgttgacTATCATATTAGATAAAGCGACTCCAAGGTTTTTAACTTATGTCATTCTTTGGATAGACATTTGATGAGGAAGGGGTGGATCTTGGAATAATTATGGTTATGGAAGGAGTTGGGTGGACTAAGTTTCATTTTGGGATTCATGTAATATATCAAGTTTACGGtgcaaattttgttgttttaccATTCTCCTTAGTCAGCTTGATGGTTAACAAGTCACtgatattaatttttgtgtAAGTGCTGTTATGTGGTAATGTGTCTTTCAGGAAATGCTCAATCTTACAGTGAAGTGTCCTTGGGAAGTTCATGAGTCAGTTCATACGGTTGAAGACTTTCATTCAGAGTATTCCACGGATCAAAAGGCTTATATGTTTGAAGATGATTGTTCTTACAAGGACCAAATGCACTTCTATCAGAATTTCCCTGTGTTAGAActgtgaacacgaaaaattcctgaaacaagagacaagaatacgtgtacaaaatatattttttgtgttaatgattttggggttacaatctctttgtaatttgatcctctgattctatcttcgtagggtgtaggtttgtggatgagctgttgatccaaagggccgtcggggcttgatctagggatgaacagttgatgaacggatcttcaagggcttttgggcttgatcttgaaggctgggtgtatggatttcttcaaggggccgtcggggcttgatcttgagggttgatggatgagcggatcttcaagggcttttgggcctaatcttgaagactgagtgtatggatttcttcaagaggccgtcggggcttgatcttgagggttgatggatgagcggatcttcaagggcttttgggcctaatcttgaagactgagtgtatgtgtggatttgttgaggttgttgatccaaagggccgttggggcttgatcttaggacgaacggatgatgaacgatgaacactttcttcaagggccgtcggggcttgatcttgaataatggttgtgtggatttcttcaagggcttttgggcttgatcttgaatgaacggatgatgaatgatgaacactttcttcaagggccgtcggggcttgatcttgaatcggcggaagttcttcaagggccgttggggcttgatcctGAAGGttgatttgacgaagaacgaagagtgttttcttgatccttcgggatttgcttgagagctttagagtttcaaggcttcaaggttttggtgtgatgtgaattcccttctttctttctcttcttcctccttttctttttttcaaaatgaatgccttggcttcctatttatagaattccaaaacttgatttttggatttaaataatcaaatgaaataaatcatttctgccaggtaatgacacgtgtcctatttgatgacctttccaatttatttcgatttttcgttgagtcacacgctacatgtaaaatttatgtgacacgtgagcgttgaaattttaattattggttaacattcatttcaccgaaatttcgatgtctacaagaACCAAATGAGATAACTCTGCCAACTTTCACGGGTTTGTCTGTAGAGGGTGAACTTTCTTCTGTTTATGAAAATATTGAGCCCCAGCAATGGGATAAAAAAGATAACCTGAATGGAGAGGAGCTTTTGGGTACAAAGGAATAT is a window from the Pyrus communis chromosome 16, drPyrComm1.1, whole genome shotgun sequence genome containing:
- the LOC137719429 gene encoding low-temperature-induced 65 kDa protein-like translates to MESQMVRPHDHEDNRHTQHLGTHQGEEEDYQEKSVLKKVKEKAKKIKNKLTQHGNGHGHEHEHDQDDLGEEDDEEDEDPEVHGATTIRSGAPGQGDILKVPMVKFGDTKAAIQDRDPKVPHLERTEPMKEYVPTGGHLGQTRVHLHHRGLDDRTPISSHGDHQKTNVNVTDPSHAFATEKEGHFGQSRVNLDRPRGLEEDPHAPKANPQGYTPSNYETKVTDPTHAGGEEIGISPILHSFGKINIHGGDAKPSSNQGSSYTEKVSSATSAIVEEAISAKNAVASKLGYGGGNNDQHEDVNPHAYSPANDSTNTGLHHYVGTNQNPSTESHDQFSPEHPSNQGGSYTEKVSSATSAIADKAISTKNAVASKLGYGGDTDQQQHGDQAAVRSGSAAPGQQDEGITAAVTEKLTPVYEKVAGAGSAVMSKLPGGAGTAGKEEVHRGTGTTTTGGEYNKAGQDKGISMKGYLFEKLKPGEEDRALSEVISETLHMHKAGHPGSGARPVGKVTESMEVTQRLGPDYGDDDVQQSSYGKFVADTLKGAVGSLLGKADQSATSPQSLGSSSGTEGFSSSGSGVAERRGRGGAERRILQGSSN